A stretch of the Lineus longissimus chromosome 10, tnLinLong1.2, whole genome shotgun sequence genome encodes the following:
- the LOC135494329 gene encoding ATP-dependent DNA helicase PIF1-like, with product MNSNDIHDTVILTPKNDATLTLKNLILEKIPAPPKIYHSSDSALCENPEEQTNYAMEFLNSLTPSGMPPHVLKVKVGAIIMLLRNLDIKGGLCNGTRLKVVALHPRTIHADILTGAHLNERVFIPRIKLAPSDANLPFTLQRYQFPIRLGYAITINKAQGQTFQKIGLFLPQPVFLHGQLYIALSRARSYHAIYVQVNPTDRQGPSFTQNIVYNEVL from the coding sequence ATGAACAGCAACGACATACATGACACCGTCATACTCACACCGAAAAATGATGCCACCTTGACACTAAAGAACCTCATCCTGGAAAAGATCCCCGCACCACCCAAAATCTACCACAGCAGTGATTCAGCCCTCTGTGAAAACCCTGAAGAACAAACGAACTACGCAATGGAATTCCTTAACTCACTCACACCATCCGGAATGCCGCCACATGTACTGAAAGTCAAAGTTGGTGCGATAATCATGCTCTTGCGAAACCTAGACATCAAAGGCGGACTATGCAATGGCACACGGCTAAAAGTTGTGGCTCTCCATCCCCGTACAATCCATGCGGACATTCTCACTGGCGCCCATCTCAACGAAAGGGTGTTCATACCCCGAATCAAACTTGCTCCCTCAGACGCCAACTTGCCATTCACTCTCCAAAGATACCAGTTCCCAATACGACTGGGGTACGCCATTACCATCAACAAGGCACAAGGACAAACCTTCCAAAAAATTGGACTTTTCCTCCCACAGCCTGTATTCTTACACGGCCAATTATACATCGCACTATCAAGAGCCCGATCCTACCATGCGATATATGTACAGGTGAATCCAACCGATCGACAGGGACCATCATTCACGCAAAACATCGTCTACAATGAGGTCCTCTAA